TCGACGACAAGCAGACCTACGGCGCCGGCCTGGCCGGGATCTTCAACAGCGCCTTCAAGAAGCTCGGCGGCTCCATCGCGGGCACCGACCACGTCAACACCGGTGACACGGACTTCAGCACCCTCGTCACCAAGATCAAGAACTCCGGCGCCGACCTGCTCTACTACGGCGGCCAGTACGACGAGTCGGAGAAGATCACCAAGCAGCTCAAGGGCGCCGGCGTCAAGATCCCGCTGTTCGGCGGTGACGGCATGTTCGCCACCACCTACATCCAGACCGCCGGCAAGTCCGCCGAGGGCGACCTCGCGACCTCCGTCGGCGTCCCCGCGGACACCCTGCCCGCCGCCAAGGCGTTCATCGCGACCTACAAGGCCAAGGGCTACAAGGGTGACTACGGCGCCTACGGTGCCTACGCCTACGACGCCGCCAGCGCCATCATCAAGGCCGTGAAGGCCGTCAAGGACGGCAACAGCGACAAGCTGCCCTCCGGCAACGACCTCCGCTCCAAGGTCGTCGACGCCGTCCAGAAGTCCGACTTCGAAGGCATCTCCGGCAAGGTCGCCTTCGACGAGTACGGCGACACCACGAACAAGCAGCTCACCGTCTACCAGGTCACCAACGGCGCCTGGAAGGCCGTGAAGACCGGCACCTTCAACGGCAGCTGACCTCGGTCAGAGCACACAGCACCACCGCACCACGGGCCGCGCGGAAGGAGGATCCCGACCGCGCGGCCCGTTGTCACACCCCCCCACCCCAGGCACGCGATCTGTGCACACGACCACCAGCGACAATGGAGGCCACGCGGTGAACACCCTGCCGCAGCAGCTGGCCAACGGGCTGCTCCTAGGCTCGATGTACGGGCTGATCGCCATCGGCTACACGATGGTGTACGGCATCGTCCAGCTCATCAACTTCGCGCACGGCGAGATCTTCATGACCGGCGCCTTCGGCGCCCTCACGGTCTACGCCTACATCCTGCCCGACGGCACCTCGATGGTGGTCGCCGTACCACTCATGCTGATCGGCGGCGGAATCGTCTCCGTCCTCGTCGCGGTAGGGGCCGAACGATTCGCCTACCGCCCCCTGCGGCAAGCACCACGGCTGGCCCCCCTCATCACCGCCATCGGCCTGTCCCTGTCCCTCCAGGAACTCGTCCGGAACTTCTACCCGGGCGCCGACAAGGCCCGCTCCTTCCCCAGCCTCGACGGCAACCACGACATCGGCTCCGTCACCATCTCCGACGCCGACATCTTCCTGGTCATCGCCGCCATCGTCTGCATGTCCGGCCTCGCCTGGTTCGTCCGCAAGAGCCGCACCGGCCGCGCCATGCAGGCCACCGCGCAGGACCCGGACACCGCGCAGCTCATGGGCATCGACACCAACCGCATCATCGTCATAGCGTTCGCCATCGGCGGCTTCTTCGCCGCCGTAGCAGCCGTCTCCTACGGCCTGAAGTACGGCAACATCGACTACCGCATGGGCTTCCTGATGGGCCTCAAGGCCTTCACCGCGGCCGTCATGGGCGGCATCGGCAACATCTACGGCGCCATGCTCGGTGGAGTCGTCCTCGGCGTCGCCGAGACCCTCGCCTCCGCCTACATCAGCAAGATCCCCGGCATGGAACAGCTCGGCGGCTCCAGCTGGGCCAACGTCTGGGCCTTCTGTCTCCTCATCCTCGTACTGCTGTTCAGGCCACAGGGCCTGCTCGGCGAACGCGTCGCGGACAGGGCGTGATCACATGACCGAGACGACCGAGACCCCCCAGACCCCGGCCACCGCCCCCGCGGCACAGCGCGGCCTCATCCCGCTGCCCTTCGCGGCCGCCCGCGCCCTCCTCCTGGTCGGCGGCATCCTCACCACCGCCTCCACCTTCCTGCGCTGGACCTGGACCTCCGACTTCCCCGGCGACCTCACCGTCAACGGCTACCCCGGCGGCCTCCAGGTCCTCAGCCTCGTCGCAGGCCTCCTCACCGCACTCTTCGCCCTCTCCGCCTACGGCGTCCGAGGACTCGGCTGGCTCCGGCCCGCCCGCAACAACGCACCCCTCGTCCTCACCGCCCTCGGCGGCTTCGCGGTCACCTGGTACACGGTCATCGCGATCGCGGCCGAACTCGGCGGCATCGTCAACTGGGAACCCGGCACCTACATCGCCGCCGTAGCCTCCCTGCTTCCCGTCATCGGCGCCCTCGCCCTCCCGCAGGACGCCACCGACACCACCAAGGAAGCGCTCAAGGCCTACATCACCAAGGCCGACCGCGTCCCGGCACCCCAGCCGACCGCACCCTGGATCCAGCGACTCGTCATCACGATCGTCGCCGCCCTCGCCCTCACCGTCTTCGCCTACGGCATCGACGCCGAGGACGAACTCTTCGTCGGCTTCCTCATCGTCGTCGTCTTCACGTCCTGGGCCCTGCAGACCGCCGGCCTCTTCGACCGGTTCAGCCACCTCACGGCCAACAACCGCAGCTTCGCCCT
The nucleotide sequence above comes from Streptomyces sp. N50. Encoded proteins:
- a CDS encoding branched-chain amino acid ABC transporter substrate-binding protein; protein product: MVILTSVLTTGALTLTACGSRDSGSKSDSGSTTLTIGVDAPLSGENSTTGLGIQYGVQIAVDDANKNNWVPGVKFKVKALDDKAQPATGQSNATAFTGDSSVVGAVGPLNSGVAQSMQQVFASANMVEISPSNTNPALTQGKDWATKKTRPYKTYFRTATTDALQGAFAADYAYNGLKKKKAFVVDDKQTYGAGLAGIFNSAFKKLGGSIAGTDHVNTGDTDFSTLVTKIKNSGADLLYYGGQYDESEKITKQLKGAGVKIPLFGGDGMFATTYIQTAGKSAEGDLATSVGVPADTLPAAKAFIATYKAKGYKGDYGAYGAYAYDAASAIIKAVKAVKDGNSDKLPSGNDLRSKVVDAVQKSDFEGISGKVAFDEYGDTTNKQLTVYQVTNGAWKAVKTGTFNGS
- a CDS encoding branched-chain amino acid ABC transporter permease, translated to MNTLPQQLANGLLLGSMYGLIAIGYTMVYGIVQLINFAHGEIFMTGAFGALTVYAYILPDGTSMVVAVPLMLIGGGIVSVLVAVGAERFAYRPLRQAPRLAPLITAIGLSLSLQELVRNFYPGADKARSFPSLDGNHDIGSVTISDADIFLVIAAIVCMSGLAWFVRKSRTGRAMQATAQDPDTAQLMGIDTNRIIVIAFAIGGFFAAVAAVSYGLKYGNIDYRMGFLMGLKAFTAAVMGGIGNIYGAMLGGVVLGVAETLASAYISKIPGMEQLGGSSWANVWAFCLLILVLLFRPQGLLGERVADRA